Proteins encoded by one window of Carassius auratus strain Wakin chromosome 8, ASM336829v1, whole genome shotgun sequence:
- the LOC113106948 gene encoding paxillin-like isoform X5, translated as MDDLDALLADLESSTAHISKCPVFLPEETPYSYPIGGHIFQDDSPPPPLPPPPTSEALNGSLSPRPDSQHSSQQSLGSAHKSTLSRDSSPPASHTEEDHVYSFPNKPKHSDSSAAVMTSALGSNLSELDRLLLELNAVQQNAPSFSTTEDVAPPLPPCSVAHYIQENGAHPGITLTPAAQDKPQRNGTKGTDDGRPTVESLLNELESSVPSPMASPCALSSELTDGQVDTPSDQQGRISATSATRELDELMACLSDFKIMAQGKGPQPQVNKLDNMLGSLQSDLHKLGVQTVAKGVCGACCKPIVGQVVTAMGRTWHPEHFVCTHCQEEIGSRNFFEREGQPYCERDYHHLFSPRCYYCNGPILDKVVTALDRTWHPEHFFCAQCGAFFGPEGFHEKDGKAFCRKDYFDLFAPKCGGCARAILENYISALSALWHPECFVCRECFTPFINGSFFEHDGQPYCEVHYHARRGSLCSGCQKPITGRCITAMGKKFHPEHFVCAFCLKQLNKGTFKEQNDKPYCQGCFIKLFS; from the exons ACGCCTTGCTTGCAGATCTCGAGTCTTCCACCGCTCATATCTCCAAGTGCCCAGTGTTTCTTCCTGAGGAGACCCCATATTCCTACCCCATCGGAGGGCACATTTTTCAGGATGACTCCCCTCCTCCGCCCCTGCCCCCTCCACCCACATCTGAGGCCCTGAACGGATCGCTGTCCCCGCGGCCGGACTCCCAGCACTCCTCGCAACAG TCTCTGGGCTCTGCTCATAAAAGCACGTTGTCTCGGGACAGCAGCCCACCAGCCTCACATACAGAAGAAGACCACGTTTACAG TTTTCCTAACAAGCCGAAGCACTCAGACTCGTCGGCTGCAGTCATGACTTCTGCCCTGGGCAGCAACCTGTCTGAACTGGACCGCCTTCTTCTGGAACTCAACGCTGTTCAGCAAAATGCCCCATCTTTCTCCACTACAG AAGATGTTGCACCTCCATTGCCCCCCTGCAGTGTTGCCCACTATATCCAGGAAAATGGAGCCCACCCAGGCATCACACTGACACCAGCAGCCCAGGACAAGCCTCAGAGGAATGGAACGAAGGGGACAGATGATGGCCGTCCCACTGTGGAAAGTCTTCTGAATGAGTTGGAGAGCTCTGTGCCTTCCCCAAT GGCAAGTCCCTGTGCTCTATCAAGTGAATTGACAGACGGGCAGGTGGACACACCTTCCGACCAGCAAGGCAGAATATCAGCCACCTCCGCTACACGAGAACTGGATGAGCTCATGGCCTGCTTGTCCGATTTTAAG ATTATGGCCCAGGGGAAGGGTCCACAACCACAGGTTAATAAACTGGACAACATGCTGGGCAGTCTTCAGTCTGACCTCCACAAGCTGGGAGTGCAGACGGTTGCTAAGGGAGTGTGTGGCGCCTGCTGCAAACCTATTGTTGGCCAG GTGGTAACTGCCATGGGGCGCACATGGCATCCAGAGCATTTTGTGTGCACACACTGCCAGGAGGAGATTGGTTCCAGAAACTTCTTTGAGAGGGAAGGACAGCCATACTGTGAGAGAGATTACCATCATTTATTCTCTCCACGCTGCTATTACTGTAACGGACCCATACTGGAT AAAGTGGTGACTGCGTTAGACAGGACGTGGCATCCTGAGCACTTTTTCTGTGCCCAGTGTGGGGCGTTCTTTGGCCCTGAAG GATTTCATGAGAAGGACGGAAAGGCGTTCTGTCGTAAAGATTACTTCGATCTGTTTGCTCCTAAATGTGGAGGCTGTGCTCGTGCCATCCTGGAGAATTACATCTCTGCCCTGAGCGCCCTCTGGCATCCTGAGTGTTTTGTGTGCAGG GAGTGCTTCACACCCTTCATCAACGGCAGTTTCTTCGAGCACGACGGTCAGCCGTACTGCGAGGTTCATTATCACGCCCGCCGCGGGTCGCTGTGTTCCGGCTGTCAGAAACCCATCACGGGCCGCTGCATCACAGCCATGGGCAAGAAGTTTCACCCTGAGCATTTTGTCTGTGCCTTCTGCCTCAAGCAGCTCAATAAGGGCACCTTCAAAGAGCAGAACGACAAGCCTTACTGCCAGGGCTGCTTCATCAAGCTCTTCAGCTAG
- the LOC113106948 gene encoding paxillin-like isoform X4: MDDLDALLADLESSTAHISKCPVFLPEETPYSYPIGGHIFQDDSPPPPLPPPPTSEALNGSLSPRPDSQHSSQQSLGSAHKSTLSRDSSPPASHTEEDHVYSFPNKPKHSDSSAAVMTSALGSNLSELDRLLLELNAVQQNAPSFSTTEDVAPPLPPCSVAHYIQENGAHPGITLTPAAQDKPQRNGTKGTDDGRPTVESLLNELESSVPSPMASPCALSSELTDGQVDTPSDQQGRISATSATRELDELMACLSDFKVQSNIMAQGKGPQPQVNKLDNMLGSLQSDLHKLGVQTVAKGVCGACCKPIVGQVVTAMGRTWHPEHFVCTHCQEEIGSRNFFEREGQPYCERDYHHLFSPRCYYCNGPILDKVVTALDRTWHPEHFFCAQCGAFFGPEGFHEKDGKAFCRKDYFDLFAPKCGGCARAILENYISALSALWHPECFVCRECFTPFINGSFFEHDGQPYCEVHYHARRGSLCSGCQKPITGRCITAMGKKFHPEHFVCAFCLKQLNKGTFKEQNDKPYCQGCFIKLFS; encoded by the exons ACGCCTTGCTTGCAGATCTCGAGTCTTCCACCGCTCATATCTCCAAGTGCCCAGTGTTTCTTCCTGAGGAGACCCCATATTCCTACCCCATCGGAGGGCACATTTTTCAGGATGACTCCCCTCCTCCGCCCCTGCCCCCTCCACCCACATCTGAGGCCCTGAACGGATCGCTGTCCCCGCGGCCGGACTCCCAGCACTCCTCGCAACAG TCTCTGGGCTCTGCTCATAAAAGCACGTTGTCTCGGGACAGCAGCCCACCAGCCTCACATACAGAAGAAGACCACGTTTACAG TTTTCCTAACAAGCCGAAGCACTCAGACTCGTCGGCTGCAGTCATGACTTCTGCCCTGGGCAGCAACCTGTCTGAACTGGACCGCCTTCTTCTGGAACTCAACGCTGTTCAGCAAAATGCCCCATCTTTCTCCACTACAG AAGATGTTGCACCTCCATTGCCCCCCTGCAGTGTTGCCCACTATATCCAGGAAAATGGAGCCCACCCAGGCATCACACTGACACCAGCAGCCCAGGACAAGCCTCAGAGGAATGGAACGAAGGGGACAGATGATGGCCGTCCCACTGTGGAAAGTCTTCTGAATGAGTTGGAGAGCTCTGTGCCTTCCCCAAT GGCAAGTCCCTGTGCTCTATCAAGTGAATTGACAGACGGGCAGGTGGACACACCTTCCGACCAGCAAGGCAGAATATCAGCCACCTCCGCTACACGAGAACTGGATGAGCTCATGGCCTGCTTGTCCGATTTTAAGGTGCAGAGCaat ATTATGGCCCAGGGGAAGGGTCCACAACCACAGGTTAATAAACTGGACAACATGCTGGGCAGTCTTCAGTCTGACCTCCACAAGCTGGGAGTGCAGACGGTTGCTAAGGGAGTGTGTGGCGCCTGCTGCAAACCTATTGTTGGCCAG GTGGTAACTGCCATGGGGCGCACATGGCATCCAGAGCATTTTGTGTGCACACACTGCCAGGAGGAGATTGGTTCCAGAAACTTCTTTGAGAGGGAAGGACAGCCATACTGTGAGAGAGATTACCATCATTTATTCTCTCCACGCTGCTATTACTGTAACGGACCCATACTGGAT AAAGTGGTGACTGCGTTAGACAGGACGTGGCATCCTGAGCACTTTTTCTGTGCCCAGTGTGGGGCGTTCTTTGGCCCTGAAG GATTTCATGAGAAGGACGGAAAGGCGTTCTGTCGTAAAGATTACTTCGATCTGTTTGCTCCTAAATGTGGAGGCTGTGCTCGTGCCATCCTGGAGAATTACATCTCTGCCCTGAGCGCCCTCTGGCATCCTGAGTGTTTTGTGTGCAGG GAGTGCTTCACACCCTTCATCAACGGCAGTTTCTTCGAGCACGACGGTCAGCCGTACTGCGAGGTTCATTATCACGCCCGCCGCGGGTCGCTGTGTTCCGGCTGTCAGAAACCCATCACGGGCCGCTGCATCACAGCCATGGGCAAGAAGTTTCACCCTGAGCATTTTGTCTGTGCCTTCTGCCTCAAGCAGCTCAATAAGGGCACCTTCAAAGAGCAGAACGACAAGCCTTACTGCCAGGGCTGCTTCATCAAGCTCTTCAGCTAG